In Hypanus sabinus isolate sHypSab1 chromosome 10, sHypSab1.hap1, whole genome shotgun sequence, the genomic stretch AAAAGTAAAGGACATGTTAACTTTGTCTGGAATGTTGATTCATCAGAAAGAACCACAATGTAAGACCTATAGTACTAAGGTGGTGATACAGTGGGAACTCTGAAGCCATGATTGAACATGTGGCGATAAGTTGGTGGAAGATGGAAGGAACATTTTGGTTTCAGTTGGCAAAATGTTTGAATCGTCTTTTGTCAGTTTAACCTCTTAAATGTTATGACCTTGTGAAAAAGAATTAACAGTAATTAGTCTAAAAATAATCTGAGAGTTTGGCAGGATAATTGCAAAAATGTTTTAATTGGAAATAAGCATTTCTCTTCTTAAGCACAATTGGTCATATAGATTGCGAAGATCCCAAATCTTTAGTGTATGTAATAACTTGATTTGAACTGTGACACAAGTTTGGGGTGCAGCTGGCTAACTAATGCCATTGGTTAGATGGAAGGAAATGTCAGCAGCAGCTCTTGTTCCGATTGCCCATCATCGATATGTGGCTGAGAGCTCGTATAGTGAATGAGCAAACCCGATACCCTGCTGTCACCTAGAAAGGGTCAATGAGTCTTTGACATTATTgatcattttttttgtgtggggaggagagattttggggttgatgatcgtgctgtcattcttttctttcttggtttcgtggctatctggagaagaagtatttcagagttgtatactttgataataaatgaacctttgaattgaGATATGTGCATGAATGAGCTATTCTTGAACAAGTAACTGGCAATACCAAAAAGAATCCCAGTCAGGAATCACTATCTCTTTATTGTTGAGCTTCCTAAAAGAGTATTTCTTTAATGCAAAACTTTGATATTCTTTCTACAACAGCTGTAGCAGCAGCCTCTGGCTGAAAGCAAATATGGCTCTAACTGtaaaaatttattttaatttcacaGAAAGCCTTGTGTGAGAGTGAAAAGAAAAGGTTAGAAGAACAAAAGAGGCATCTTCCAGTCTGGAAGATGAGGAAGAATCCACCAGCTGAATGGTATCTTCCCCTGAATGATGGAAAAGTGAAATAGAGGGATTGTTCACACCCGGAGTTAAACCACCAGACTATTGGATAACTGCCCATTATTTCTCAGCTGTGCATCTACTGGATTCAGGTCAATCCACTCAAAATAGTTTCTCAGGGTCTTAATAGCATCAGTTAATCTGATTTACTTTTGGAGTATGGTACAATGTCCGTCTGCGATCAAATACTCTAGCTGATACGTGATAGCTAGATACTGGAAATGTTTTAAAGGCAACACAACCTTAGGGAATTGTGTTCAATAATAAATATTTGATTAATTTTATCTGCTGGGTTCTTGGAATGCTTTTTTACTTGTGGTTGTAGAAACTCTGAACCCAAACCCTCTTAAAGTATACAATATGAATGATGGCCACTAGCTAATTTGAATTCCCCATTTGTCCAGGTACACTAATGAGTATCAAGTATTAACAAGCCCATGGCCTCCAACAGTGATAATACTTGCATTCTGTCTCCTGTAAAGACTCTTCTCAATTCTCTCAGTTCCTTTATCTTCACTGTATATTCTAATGAAGACCCTCTCCAGAAGGGCCTCCAAAGTATCTCCTGAATCATGGCCTCCCCTCTAACATATTTGACAGAACTCTTCACTGCATCTCATCTGTTTTCCTGCTGTCACATTCTCCTGGACAGGTCAAAGTTCCCCTGGACATAGTCTTCCAGCCTACCTGTTAATGCATTTAACAGATCTTTCACTTTTTCCACCCACCTTCAAGATTCCACGAACAGAAACATTTTCCCATCCCGTTCCTTCAACGTTTGCAGTGACTGCCCTTTGTGACATCGTGGTCCACTTCTCTAATACCACCCCATCACCTACTCCTGGTGTAGATTCTCAGGCAAACACGATCACCTGCTCTTTCCCTGTTTTTCTGTCTATTATCCAGGGACCGAAACAGTTCTACCAAATAAAGCAGCAACCCAGTTGCATTTCTTCCAATCTAATGTGCTGCATTAGGAGTTGTCAACGTGGTCTCCTCTGTGCTGGAGAAAAGGTTGTTCGTCTGCCATGGGGAGTACTGCCAggagaatgctgttgcttgccaTTTTAATTTTCTATTTCTATTCACTCTATCTGTCTTCTGCATAGATATAACAGTATACACAGTAAGTTTAACAAGTTTAACAAACAGCAACACATCTGGTACTTGGTCATGTTGCAGCCTTGCTATCAAATTCCAGAACTGCAGATCACTGTATTTCTGCATTAGATATGGCTATTTCTGCTGTAAATTATCCACCTTGTGTTATGAGTTTCTTTTATTTTCACTGCATTGGTAGAGCCTGGCTGTTGGACATGACCTACAGTCTTGCACTTTGCACCCTTTCACTCTCATTGCATGTTCTCTCTCATTTCCCCCAACTGGACAACCTGTAAATTTGTGCCATAGCAATGAATTTGCTGTGGTAGATATGTCCTACCCCTCTCACCTCTACCTTTTCTGCAGCATAAAACTAGCTCGTTTCCCAGCCCCCTCTCTTCTGAAGGATCTTCAACCTCTTTCCACCGATGTCACCTGTTTGTAgtattttgtgcttttattttgaGATTTCCAAATGGGTTTTTGCCCCCATTTTCTCTTTAGTTAGCTAGTCAATTAACATTATTATTACTAATTTCTACATGTATTTTAACCACAGTTTTCAAAGAGCACTGATAAGCATTCAAGGAGATGGCAACTTTTCTGAAAACTTGCTACTTGGAAATATTCCATAAATACTGCAGTATTACATTCACTTTATGACTATTTATTTAGAAAAATGAGTTTTAAAGGACAAGTGGAAAATAAAGGGTTCTcatacacatcactgagtatAAACTTTGGTAGTATCTCTGTATTTTCCATCAGGTGCTTGGTAGTCAGTTATAGGAGGAGTGTAACTACATCCTGGTAGTTCCAATGGGAAAAGTCCTTGGTCTTGTTTAATGGCAGCCTGGTACAAATCCTCTGATTCAAGTCGCAGTTCTTGTAGAGCTTCGTGCTGTGCATCTATCATGGATTGTATTATTTCCTGTTCCTTTTCATGTTCCTTCTGCTTATATTGTGACCATTCCTTCATAAGAAGTGCTCGTCGCTCACTCTCTTCCTCCGTCAGTTTGGGTGGGTCTCGAACTCTAGGTAACATAGATAATGTTATTCAGCTGTTCCAGTGGTCGTCATTAGTAAACAAGGTGAGCACTCTACTTTCTGGCCTGAAATTATGTTTGCAGAATCTGCACTGGAGATCGTCATAGAATAATCAGAAACAGCACAAAAAGAGGCTCCTCAATCCACCAGGTCCAGGCTGACCATCAACCATGTATCCACACTGATCCAACTGTAACCCACTTTCACTATCCCCACAGTCCGATCAACTCCCCAAAGTTCCACCACTCACCAACACTGTGTGGGCAAATTCAATGGACAAGTGACATGTAAACCTACACATCTTTAGCACGTGAAAGGAAACTGTACTGTGGTCACTACAAGAATATACAAACACCCCAGTGACAGCAAcaaagatcaggactgaacttggGTCTCCTGCTGGCAGGTTTTGGGTTTAACCAGCTGTGTCATTCTTCAAGTGATAATAGGATGCTTCACAGATTGTTTAGGGAATTTTATTCACTCAAATGATAAATGAATGAGTAGTTAATTAATCTTCAATGATATTAATTAAGGGAGTTTGCCAGAATTTACTACTTTAAAACTGTAGGTCTTGGGAGTAATTTGGAATCTTGTTTCAAAGTTTTAATtgaaagaagaacaaaataaatgGTAATCTGTGGATCTTTGTGACAGTGGGAAGTTCTAAGGTACATGCTGTAGTCAATTGTGTACAGCCATTTCCcataaacagcattatgaaaattACAAAATCTGTTAGCAACAGGGTTATGTAAATGTGGTCTTAACTTCATCTAAGTCATaacaatagacaaacacaatctgcctaagttaataacaaacaattgtacttctcatcaatactgaaTGCACCATTTTTACAATCACAaactaggttcaaaaaagtatgtgaacctctggagtataatgccttctacaaaagctatttggagtcaggtgttacAATCAATGAGATTGGACATGTGGGGTGTGGAAGTGCCCTGTTCTATAAAAGATACACAAAGCtgggttactgacagagcctgttcttctcaagaaagatctgtttatgtgcaccaagcctcgatcagaacaattttcagaggaacttAGAATAaggattgtagagatgcatgaagctggaaaaggctacaaaagcatttctaaagccctgaatgttcatcagtccacagtaagagaaataatctagaaatggaggaaattcagttcTGTTGTTAACTCTCCCAAGGAGTGGGTGTCCTGCAAAAGTCACACGaacagcacaatgtgcaatgctgaaggaggtgtgggaagaacccaagggtaacagcgaaagacctgcagaaatctctagcacttgctaaagtctctgttcaggTGGACACTTTAAgaaaaacaagaatggtgttcatggaagaccactgctctccaaaaaaaaaattgcaacacATTTCAAGTTTGCAAAAAGCTACCTGGCTTTACAATTCTAATTGGATAAAATTCTGTGGATAGACTGACAAAAGTTGAACTcgttggcagaaatgcacaccaacaccaaaacctcatccctagtgtgaagcatggtggaaggagcatcatggtttggggctgctttgctgcctcaggcctTGGACAGCTTGCAATGGTTGCGGGAACAATGTATTTTACAAagtcattttacaggagaatgtcagggtagcagtctgtcacctgaagcttaatagaagtaggatgatgcaacaagacagtgatctgaaagacaagagtaaatcaacaacaagaatggttaaaaagaagaaaatttgtctTTTGGAatagccaagtcagagtccagaccttaacccaattgagatgctgtggcatgacctgaagagggttgTTCATGCAGGGTAtcacagaaatattgatgaactgaaacagttttgtatggaggaatggtctaaaatttctcctcattgatCACCACCAACAGGAAACATTAGGTGGagattattgctgctaaaggaggttctaccagttattaagtgCCAGTTCACATACTTtctagcctggactgtgaatgattaaacaatgtgctcAATAAAGATATGAAATGTTTGTgtattattagtttaggcagattgcgtTTGTCTAttgttgtgacttagatgaagatcagaccacattttatgagtaattaatgcagaaaacca encodes the following:
- the mrpl40 gene encoding 39S ribosomal protein L40, mitochondrial, which gives rise to MAWMARPLLGLIPRALSNASVRGSHWHTSLLALRESLPTRAEPKKKKKVDPRRELAVRDRLRKKLKKLERVPPELIPIEDFVSLTKFFEECRVRDPPKLTEEESERRALLMKEWSQYKQKEHEKEQEIIQSMIDAQHEALQELRLESEDLYQAAIKQDQGLFPLELPGCSYTPPITDYQAPDGKYRDTTKVYTQ